AGGTTCTCAGGCCGGACGGCCGGGCGGACCGGATCGTCGGGACGCAGTCCGGCCGCCTCGTCCCGGGAGGTCACCAGCGACAGGTGCGACGCGCCGATCCGCACCGTCACCTCGACGGACCGGCCCAGCACCTCGGTGACGTAGACGGACCCGGCGAGCCGGTGGCCGTCCCCGGTCAGCGAGACGTCCCGGGGGCGCACGCCGAGCAGGACCCCGGTGCCGGCGGGGACCCGCACCGGCAGCGGCAGCCGGGCCGCGCCGTCCGCCGACCGGAACGCCCCGTCCTCGCACACGGTGCCGGGCAGCAGGTTGATCCGGGGCCGCCCGAAGGCCCGCGCGACCTCGGTGTCGTACGGCCGGTACCAGATGTCCTCCCGGGTGCCGGTCTGCACGATCCGTCCGTCCCGGACGACGCCGATCCGGTCCCCGAGCGCCAGCGCCTCCACCGAGTCGTGGGTGACGTACAGGGTGGTCGTGCGCCGGACGGCCCCGATCGCCTTCAGCTCGGCCCGCATCTGCCGGCGCAGCCGGGCGTCCAGGTGGGAGAGGGGTTCGTCCAGGAGGAAGGCGCGGGCCGGGCGGACCAGCACCCGGCCGAGGGCGACGCGCTGGCGCTGCCCGTTGGACAGCTGCCCCACCGGCCGGTCCAGCAGGCCGCCGATGCCCAGCAGCCCGGCGATCTCCCCGACCCGGTCGCGGGCCTTCGCAGCGGGCAGCCGGTGCCTGGGG
This is a stretch of genomic DNA from Streptomyces sp. TG1A-8. It encodes these proteins:
- a CDS encoding ABC transporter ATP-binding protein translates to MSVALRDVHKSYGRTTALDGLELEVAEGEFFCLLGPSGAGKTTTLKIAAGLERPDRGTVEIGGRDMRDVEPYDRGVAMCFESYALYPHRSVYDNLASPLRSPRHRLPAAKARDRVGEIAGLLGIGGLLDRPVGQLSNGQRQRVALGRVLVRPARAFLLDEPLSHLDARLRRQMRAELKAIGAVRRTTTLYVTHDSVEALALGDRIGVVRDGRIVQTGTREDIWYRPYDTEVARAFGRPRINLLPGTVCEDGAFRSADGAARLPLPVRVPAGTGVLLGVRPRDVSLTGDGHRLAGSVYVTEVLGRSVEVTVRIGASHLSLVTSRDEAAGLRPDDPVRPAVRPENLLLFEADRAGRPGRRIGKNA